A single region of the Malaclemys terrapin pileata isolate rMalTer1 chromosome 4, rMalTer1.hap1, whole genome shotgun sequence genome encodes:
- the NGF gene encoding beta-nerve growth factor, giving the protein MSMLYYTLIIAFLLGIQAAPKSEDNAPWGFPAGPTIPNIHRTKANHVPKAAQHTANHHLAGKVDSREAGQATNITVNPKLFRKRRFRSPRVLFSTQPPPVLGDGQNMEYLGSADSLNRTIRTKRTAHPVLHRGEFSVCDSVSMWVGDKTTATDIKGKEVTVLGEVNINNNVFKQYFFETKCRDPKPVSSGCRGIDAKHWNSYCTTTHTFVKALTMEGKQAAWRFIRIDTACVCVLSRKPARP; this is encoded by the coding sequence ATGTCCATGCTGTACTACACTCTGATTATAGCTTTTTTGCTCGGCATACAGGCAGCACCAAAGTCAGAGGACAATGCTCCATGGGGGTTTCCTGCAGGACCCACCATTCCAAATATCCATCGGACTAAAGCAAATCACGTTCCCAAGGCAGCTCAACACACAGCCAATCATCACCTTGCTGGGAAGGTAGACAGCAGAGAAGCTGGACAGGCAACAAACATCACTGTCAATCCAAAGCTTTTCAGAAAGAGACGATTCCGGTCCCCTCGGGTTCTGTTCAGCACGCAGCCCCCTCCAGTGTTGGGGGATGGGCAGAACATGGAGTATCTGGGCAGTGCCGATTCTCTTAACAGGACTATTCGAACCAAGCGGACTGCTCACCCTGTGCTGCACCGGGGAGAATTCTCAGTTTGTGACAGTGTCAGCATGTGGGTTGGGGACAAAACCACAGCTACTGACATCAAAGGCAAAGAGGTGACAGTGCTGGGAGAGGTGaacattaacaacaatgtttTCAAGCAGTACTTTTTCGAAACCAAATGCAGGGACCCTAAACCAGTCTCCAGTGGGTGTCGGGGAATTGATGCTAAGCACTGGAATTCCTACTGCACCACCACGCACACCTTTGTCAAAGCACTGACAATGGAAGGCAAGCAAGCAGCCTGGAGATTTATCCGAATCGATACCGCATGTGTGTGCGTGCTCAGCCGGAAACCAGCGAGACCCTGA